A window from Sphingobium sp. EM0848 encodes these proteins:
- a CDS encoding enoyl-CoA hydratase-related protein encodes MAYETILVEQRDAVTLVTLNRPQALNALNSQVLKDLGAAFAAYDADPSQRCLVLTGSEKAFAAGADIKEMVEKDAADFFLQDFFAGWQSDVVATRKPWIAAVAGFALGGGCELAMMADFILAADTAKFGQPEIKLGVAPGMGGSQRLTRAVGKAKAMEMCLTGRMMGAEEAESAGLVARIVPAAELLDDAFKTAAAIAGMPPMAAMVNKEMVNLAFETGLAQGILTERRLFQILTATEDKKEGMEAFVAKRPGVWKGR; translated from the coding sequence ATGGCTTACGAAACGATTCTGGTCGAGCAGCGCGATGCGGTCACGCTGGTCACGCTCAACCGTCCGCAGGCGCTGAATGCGCTGAACAGCCAGGTGCTCAAGGATCTGGGCGCGGCCTTCGCGGCCTATGATGCCGATCCGTCGCAGCGCTGCCTGGTCCTGACCGGCAGTGAAAAGGCCTTTGCCGCCGGCGCCGACATCAAGGAAATGGTGGAGAAGGACGCGGCGGATTTCTTCCTTCAGGATTTCTTCGCCGGTTGGCAGAGCGATGTCGTCGCCACCCGCAAGCCGTGGATCGCGGCGGTCGCCGGTTTCGCGCTGGGCGGCGGGTGCGAACTGGCGATGATGGCGGACTTCATTCTGGCCGCCGATACGGCGAAATTCGGTCAGCCGGAAATCAAGCTGGGCGTGGCGCCGGGCATGGGCGGGTCGCAGCGTCTGACCCGCGCGGTCGGCAAGGCGAAGGCGATGGAAATGTGCCTGACCGGCCGGATGATGGGGGCAGAGGAAGCCGAAAGCGCCGGACTGGTCGCCCGGATCGTTCCGGCGGCTGAGTTGCTGGACGACGCGTTCAAGACCGCTGCGGCGATTGCCGGGATGCCGCCCATGGCCGCGATGGTGAACAAGGAAATGGTCAATCTGGCTTTCGAAACCGGGCTGGCTCAGGGCATATTGACCGAGCGTCGCCTGTTCCAGATCCTGACCGCGACCGAGGACAAGAAGGAAGGCATGGAAGCCTTCGTCGCCAAGCGTCCCGGGGTCTGGAAGGGGCGCTGA
- a CDS encoding SDR family oxidoreductase yields MSEEETPSYRPLGGAKKRAEAGALPLAQKRLALVTGGHRRLGGIISAAFARAGYSLAIHGSHDTRLDSHLALALEEHGTEWDGFTVDFADPEGAEELVALVAERFGRPPDVLVNSAAIFGQDRIDNVNADDLMRHYAVNCAAPTLLTKAFATVPAGTGDRCIVNILDQRIDHPHGDQLAYTLSKMALAGLTKLSASTLAPQIRVNAVAPGLTIATPDYDVGQMERLAKLMPLERLPQADQIAEAVLYLAGAGAITGQTLYIDGGAHLRSYDRDFMHLCR; encoded by the coding sequence GTGAGCGAAGAGGAAACGCCCAGCTACCGGCCCTTGGGCGGTGCGAAGAAACGGGCGGAAGCTGGCGCACTGCCCTTGGCGCAGAAACGCCTGGCGCTCGTCACCGGCGGACACCGGCGGCTGGGCGGCATCATATCGGCTGCCTTCGCGCGGGCGGGCTATTCGCTGGCGATCCATGGTAGCCACGACACGCGTCTCGATTCCCATCTGGCGCTGGCGTTGGAGGAGCATGGGACCGAATGGGACGGCTTCACCGTCGATTTCGCCGATCCCGAAGGGGCGGAGGAACTGGTCGCGCTCGTTGCCGAGCGTTTCGGCCGCCCGCCCGATGTTCTCGTCAACAGCGCGGCGATCTTCGGACAGGATCGCATCGACAATGTGAATGCCGATGACTTGATGCGGCATTATGCGGTCAATTGCGCAGCGCCTACTTTGTTGACCAAGGCGTTCGCGACCGTCCCGGCCGGGACAGGCGACCGATGCATCGTCAATATATTGGACCAGCGGATCGATCATCCGCATGGCGATCAGCTGGCCTATACGCTCTCGAAAATGGCATTGGCGGGTCTGACGAAGCTGTCCGCCTCGACGCTGGCGCCGCAGATTCGGGTCAATGCCGTGGCGCCGGGCCTGACCATCGCCACGCCCGATTATGATGTTGGGCAGATGGAGCGGCTGGCGAAGCTGATGCCGCTGGAGCGGTTGCCGCAGGCGGACCAGATTGCCGAAGCGGTTCTTTATCTGGCCGGGGCCGGTGCGATCACGGGGCAGACCCTTTATATTGACGGCGGCGCGCATCTGCGCAGCTATGATCGGGATTTCATGCATCTGTGCCGATAG
- a CDS encoding acyl-CoA ligase (AMP-forming), exosortase A system-associated yields the protein MELSDSPVPTTIDGAAVRPIDHVLLRGDPARPALDGRSGTQTYAELEITLGRLAAWLVGFGLEKGARVASWIAKGPVAALMPLAAPRAGLVHVPINPLLKHAQVAHILADSGASLLIGTASRLSTLESGDVPNGCHLHREDDAAGAMSGGEALGPSEAAADDLAAILYTSGSTGRPKGVMLSHANLWLGAVAVADYLKMTEQDRTLCVLPFSFDYGQNQLLSTWVAGGCVYPLDYLTPRDVVKSVDRRDITTLAGVPPLWVQLTELDWPEEIAGKLRRLTNSGGALTRPLVAKLRTLFPKADLYPMYGLTEAFRSTYLPPALVDSHPDSMGAAIPHAEILVVRPDGSLTDDDEPGELVHCGPLVAQGYWQDAARTAERFKPAPVASRYGGMAVWSGDTVRRDPQGLLYFVGRDDAMIKSAGNRISPTEIEEAAVAVEGVAEAVALGVRDERLGQAVLLLLRGTAPELKAEVEARLKAELPNFMQPREIIMLSEFPRNPNGKIDRVALAREYAA from the coding sequence ATGGAGTTAAGCGATTCCCCGGTGCCGACGACGATCGATGGCGCGGCAGTGCGGCCCATCGATCATGTGCTGCTGCGCGGCGATCCGGCGCGGCCCGCGCTGGATGGACGGTCGGGCACGCAGACCTATGCGGAACTGGAAATCACGCTGGGGCGACTGGCGGCCTGGCTGGTGGGATTCGGGCTGGAAAAGGGCGCGCGAGTCGCAAGTTGGATCGCCAAGGGGCCGGTGGCGGCGTTGATGCCGCTGGCCGCGCCGCGGGCGGGGCTGGTCCATGTGCCGATCAATCCGTTGCTCAAACATGCACAGGTCGCGCATATTTTGGCCGATAGCGGGGCGTCGCTGCTGATCGGCACCGCGAGTCGGCTTTCGACTCTGGAGTCGGGCGATGTGCCCAACGGATGTCATCTGCATCGGGAGGATGACGCCGCCGGCGCGATGAGCGGCGGGGAGGCATTGGGGCCTTCGGAGGCGGCGGCGGACGATCTGGCGGCGATCCTCTACACCAGCGGATCGACCGGGCGGCCCAAGGGGGTGATGCTGAGTCATGCCAATCTGTGGCTGGGCGCCGTGGCGGTGGCGGATTATCTGAAGATGACGGAACAGGACCGGACGCTTTGCGTGCTGCCGTTCAGCTTCGATTATGGGCAGAATCAGCTGCTTTCGACATGGGTTGCCGGAGGATGCGTCTATCCGCTGGATTATCTGACACCGCGCGATGTGGTGAAATCGGTGGACCGGCGGGACATTACCACGCTGGCTGGAGTGCCGCCGCTCTGGGTGCAACTGACCGAGCTGGATTGGCCGGAGGAGATCGCGGGCAAGCTTCGGCGCCTTACCAACAGCGGCGGGGCGCTGACCCGGCCTCTGGTGGCGAAGTTGCGGACGCTATTTCCGAAGGCGGATCTCTATCCCATGTATGGGCTGACCGAGGCGTTCCGCTCCACTTATTTGCCGCCCGCGCTGGTGGACAGCCATCCCGACAGCATGGGGGCCGCCATTCCCCATGCCGAGATATTGGTGGTGCGGCCCGATGGCAGTCTGACCGACGATGATGAGCCGGGTGAACTGGTGCATTGCGGGCCACTGGTGGCGCAGGGATATTGGCAGGACGCCGCCCGCACGGCGGAGCGGTTCAAACCGGCGCCGGTGGCTTCGCGCTATGGCGGCATGGCTGTGTGGTCGGGCGATACCGTGCGACGGGACCCGCAAGGACTGCTTTATTTCGTCGGACGCGACGACGCGATGATCAAGTCGGCGGGCAACCGCATCAGCCCGACCGAGATCGAGGAAGCCGCCGTCGCTGTCGAAGGCGTGGCTGAAGCCGTCGCGCTGGGTGTCAGGGATGAGCGGCTGGGACAGGCGGTGTTGTTGCTGTTGCGCGGTACGGCTCCTGAACTAAAGGCGGAGGTCGAGGCGCGGCTGAAGGCCGAACTGCCCAATTTCATGCAACCGCGCGAGATCATCATGCTGTCCGAATTCCCCCGCAATCCCAATGGCAAGATCGACCGCGTGGCGCTGGCCAGGGAGTATGCCGCATGA
- a CDS encoding GNAT family N-acetyltransferase — protein MLVAREYRSVAEARQALSGALDRAATPSLFDRIDWFESLHDHCFPQVPVRICNAVEEGKAVWLFLLSSGAGQLSALANWYSFDWSPVFLGAPDPTVRRRLIEVIAQKLLKDSARIDLYPVTNASDLLLEAFRRAGWFGVRRSMGGRHLLRPQGRSFADYWTDRPGRLRTLITRKSRASRFTLSITDRLTDSLWHDYAAVHERSWKQPEPDLPFLRALAQRESAAGTLRLGFARLEEQPVAAQLWTVENGTALIHKLAHDKGFDGASPGSLLSHALFAHVMDKDGVTLIDYGTGDNGYKTDWMEERETLYRLDFFNPRCASVWLPAARTAISALVG, from the coding sequence TTGCTGGTCGCAAGGGAATATCGCAGCGTTGCAGAAGCGCGTCAGGCGCTTTCCGGCGCGCTCGACCGCGCGGCCACGCCCTCCCTGTTCGACCGGATCGACTGGTTCGAATCGCTCCATGACCATTGCTTCCCCCAAGTTCCGGTCCGCATCTGCAACGCCGTGGAGGAAGGCAAGGCCGTGTGGCTGTTCCTGCTCTCTTCCGGAGCGGGGCAACTCAGCGCTCTTGCCAACTGGTACAGCTTCGATTGGTCGCCCGTCTTTCTTGGCGCGCCGGACCCCACCGTCCGGCGGCGGCTGATCGAAGTGATCGCCCAGAAATTGCTGAAGGACAGCGCCCGGATCGACCTCTACCCCGTAACCAATGCGTCAGACCTGCTGCTGGAGGCATTCCGCCGCGCGGGCTGGTTCGGCGTGCGCCGGTCGATGGGCGGGCGGCATCTGCTGCGTCCCCAGGGCCGCAGCTTCGCGGACTATTGGACAGATCGGCCCGGCCGCCTGCGCACGCTCATCACCCGCAAGAGCCGCGCCAGTCGCTTCACGCTCAGCATCACGGATCGGCTGACCGATTCCCTGTGGCACGACTATGCCGCCGTCCATGAACGCAGTTGGAAACAGCCCGAACCGGACCTGCCGTTCCTGCGCGCACTGGCCCAGCGGGAAAGCGCCGCCGGGACGCTGCGTCTGGGTTTTGCGCGGCTGGAGGAACAGCCGGTCGCCGCCCAGCTCTGGACCGTCGAAAACGGCACCGCGCTGATTCACAAGCTGGCCCATGACAAGGGTTTTGACGGCGCGTCGCCGGGCAGTTTGCTGAGCCACGCCCTGTTCGCCCATGTCATGGACAAGGACGGCGTGACCCTGATCGACTATGGTACGGGCGACAATGGCTACAAAACCGACTGGATGGAGGAGCGCGAGACGCTCTACCGGCTCGACTTTTTCAACCCGCGCTGCGCCTCCGTCTGGCTGCCCGCAGCGCGCACCGCCATTTCCGCGCTTGTCGGATAG
- a CDS encoding nucleotidyltransferase family protein gives MRTEQIAAVLLAAGTSSRFGEEDKLMAEWRGKPVAVHALETIASMIFAELVAVVRPIDQAPVLHRRLERRGYTILVNDRPEEGISGSIVRAVEHVMPLRKCRGILICLADMPDVPQTHYNRVCLAAEDIRSVVASTDGFSSSPPAFIGRKHFPELLGLRGDQGARALLSHGMQIETMGACLRDIDTPEDLLARSGD, from the coding sequence ATGCGGACCGAACAGATCGCCGCCGTCCTGCTTGCGGCAGGCACATCCTCCCGCTTTGGCGAGGAAGACAAGCTGATGGCCGAATGGCGCGGCAAGCCGGTGGCCGTTCATGCCCTGGAAACCATCGCCTCCATGATCTTCGCCGAGCTGGTGGCGGTGGTGCGGCCTATCGACCAGGCGCCCGTCCTTCACCGCAGACTGGAACGGCGCGGCTATACGATCCTGGTCAATGATCGACCGGAGGAAGGCATTTCCGGCAGCATTGTAAGGGCGGTCGAACATGTGATGCCGCTTCGCAAATGCCGGGGGATACTGATCTGCCTGGCCGACATGCCCGACGTACCGCAGACCCATTATAACCGCGTCTGCCTGGCGGCCGAGGACATCCGCTCAGTGGTCGCCAGTACGGACGGCTTTTCCTCCTCTCCCCCAGCTTTCATCGGCCGCAAACATTTCCCCGAATTGCTGGGACTGCGCGGCGATCAGGGGGCACGGGCACTGCTCAGCCATGGCATGCAGATCGAGACGATGGGCGCCTGCCTGCGCGACATCGACACGCCGGAGGACCTGCTGGCGCGGAGCGGCGACTAA
- a CDS encoding pyridoxal-dependent decarboxylase, exosortase A system-associated, with protein sequence MKPMGPIPPFFSSEEGMLLIGGCGAASVVDEAGDTPLFVYDMGIVEAQVRALRDAMPSILSLHYAVKANPYAPLLERMAGLVDGFDVASGGELTRALEAGMDAAHISFAGPGKRDDELIVAIDSGATINLESEGEARRAVALGERRGKTPRLAVRVNPDFDLKGSGMRMGGGAKPFGVDAERAADLARWVIDAGADWRGWHIFAGSQALGAEALIETQAATIGLATRLSEAVGVTPPLVNLGGGFGIPYFPGDERLDIRPIGEALGTVLDGRADILQGSEFAMELGRWLVGEAGVYLTRVVDVKKSQGETFVVVDGGLHHQLAASGNFGTVVRRNYPIAVANRFGETPGEEAVTVVGCLCTPIDKLGDKVALPPVEEGDLIAIFLAGAYGASASPAAFLGHPSPGELLLG encoded by the coding sequence ATGAAGCCGATGGGACCAATCCCGCCATTTTTCTCCAGCGAAGAGGGAATGCTGCTGATCGGCGGTTGCGGTGCTGCCAGCGTGGTCGATGAAGCGGGCGACACGCCGCTCTTCGTCTATGACATGGGGATCGTGGAGGCGCAGGTGCGCGCGCTGCGTGACGCCATGCCCTCCATCCTGTCGTTGCATTATGCGGTGAAGGCGAACCCTTATGCCCCCTTGCTGGAGCGGATGGCGGGGCTGGTCGACGGCTTCGACGTGGCTTCGGGTGGAGAGCTGACGCGCGCGCTGGAAGCGGGCATGGACGCGGCCCACATCAGCTTCGCCGGACCGGGAAAGCGCGACGATGAACTGATCGTCGCCATCGACAGCGGTGCGACGATCAATCTGGAGTCGGAGGGCGAGGCGCGGCGGGCGGTCGCCCTGGGCGAGCGGCGCGGCAAGACGCCGAGGCTCGCGGTGCGGGTGAACCCGGATTTCGACCTGAAAGGCTCCGGCATGCGCATGGGCGGCGGGGCCAAGCCCTTCGGCGTGGATGCCGAGCGGGCGGCCGATCTGGCCCGCTGGGTGATCGATGCCGGGGCCGACTGGCGCGGATGGCATATCTTCGCCGGGAGCCAGGCCTTGGGCGCGGAGGCGCTGATCGAGACGCAGGCGGCGACCATCGGCCTTGCGACCCGGCTGTCCGAGGCGGTGGGCGTGACGCCGCCGCTGGTCAATCTGGGCGGCGGGTTCGGCATCCCCTATTTCCCGGGGGATGAGCGGCTGGATATCAGACCCATTGGAGAGGCATTGGGCACCGTGCTGGACGGACGCGCCGACATCCTTCAGGGCAGCGAGTTCGCCATGGAACTGGGCCGTTGGCTGGTGGGTGAGGCGGGCGTCTACCTGACCCGCGTGGTCGACGTGAAGAAAAGTCAGGGCGAAACCTTTGTCGTGGTCGATGGCGGCCTGCACCATCAACTGGCCGCCAGCGGCAATTTCGGCACGGTGGTCCGGCGCAACTATCCCATTGCCGTCGCCAACCGTTTCGGGGAGACGCCTGGCGAGGAAGCCGTGACGGTGGTCGGCTGCCTCTGCACCCCGATCGACAAGCTGGGAGACAAGGTCGCATTGCCGCCGGTGGAGGAGGGCGATCTGATCGCGATATTCCTTGCGGGGGCCTATGGCGCCTCCGCCAGTCCTGCCGCTTTTCTTGGTCATCCAAGTCCCGGAGAGCTATTACTTGGCTGA
- a CDS encoding acyl carrier protein, giving the protein MRADNIQPVDRTMDIETMMRALLRDVLALSQERVDAFDADTPLFGALPELDSMAVAGLLTEMEDRFDILIEDEDIDGDTFETFGTLVAFAEAKVGN; this is encoded by the coding sequence ATGCGGGCGGACAATATTCAGCCGGTCGACCGGACAATGGACATCGAAACAATGATGCGCGCCTTGCTGCGCGACGTACTGGCCCTGTCGCAGGAACGCGTCGATGCGTTCGATGCGGACACGCCGCTATTCGGCGCGCTGCCGGAGCTTGACTCCATGGCCGTCGCTGGCCTGCTCACCGAAATGGAAGATCGCTTCGATATCCTGATCGAGGATGAGGATATCGACGGCGATACCTTCGAAACCTTCGGCACGCTGGTTGCCTTCGCTGAGGCGAAGGTCGGGAACTGA
- the folE gene encoding GTP cyclohydrolase I FolE codes for MEYDPDAEAVGESVKIPVPKDVSEAIRTLIRWSGDTPEREGLLETPERVARAWKEYCRGYDDDPAYHLSRIFHEVGGYDDIVLLKDIPFQSHCEHHMAPIVGVAHIAYLPGQYVVGISKLARVLHAFAHRLQVQERLTSEVANCIWENLKPQGVAVVVEATHGCMTGRGVRTPNVVMKTSRMLGVFRDDEKSREEVLKLIGA; via the coding sequence ATGGAATATGATCCCGATGCCGAAGCCGTGGGCGAGTCGGTCAAGATTCCGGTCCCCAAGGATGTTTCGGAAGCGATTCGGACATTGATCCGCTGGTCGGGCGATACGCCCGAGCGTGAGGGGTTGCTGGAAACGCCTGAACGCGTGGCGCGGGCGTGGAAGGAATATTGCCGTGGCTATGATGACGACCCGGCCTATCATCTCTCGCGCATTTTCCATGAAGTAGGCGGCTATGACGACATCGTGCTGCTGAAGGACATTCCGTTTCAGTCGCATTGCGAACATCATATGGCGCCGATCGTCGGCGTCGCGCACATCGCTTATCTGCCCGGCCAATATGTCGTGGGCATTTCAAAGCTGGCGCGCGTGCTTCACGCTTTTGCCCACCGCCTTCAGGTGCAGGAACGGCTGACTTCGGAAGTCGCCAACTGCATATGGGAAAATCTGAAGCCGCAGGGCGTGGCCGTGGTGGTGGAAGCGACCCATGGCTGCATGACCGGACGCGGTGTTCGCACGCCCAATGTCGTCATGAAGACCAGCCGCATGCTCGGTGTTTTCCGCGACGATGAGAAGAGCCGTGAAGAAGTGCTGAAGCTGATCGGCGCGTGA
- a CDS encoding exopolysaccharide biosynthesis protein, which translates to MNKHKSLSGGSLIERATEIYDFSAALRGRAAPAVEVPEDEPLPSPEAEMAQPAPAAFEAPETGYRAPDWTGLVQPIDRIALVEGGYLLPDGPVSAMSEEFRLLKRDLLATLAETGRGNRVLICSAHSGEGKSFCAINLALSLAAEKEREILLVDADFGKPGIPEALGLTAGPGLMDALADPAIAIEDCVLRTDILSLAVLPAGQRSNNDTEYLASARTEMLFNRLTEGRPDRIILFDSPPLLAASPAAVLASHAAVALLVVRADSTTEGALRDAASLLKGGPQVKLLLNGVRFSTGGRRFGSYYAKGNAD; encoded by the coding sequence ATGAACAAACATAAGTCCCTGTCCGGCGGTTCCCTGATCGAGCGCGCGACCGAAATCTACGATTTCAGCGCGGCCCTGCGTGGCCGCGCGGCCCCCGCGGTGGAAGTGCCGGAGGATGAGCCGCTCCCGTCGCCGGAAGCGGAGATGGCGCAGCCTGCACCGGCCGCGTTCGAGGCACCGGAAACCGGCTATCGCGCGCCCGACTGGACCGGCCTGGTGCAACCGATCGACCGCATCGCGCTGGTCGAGGGGGGCTATTTGCTGCCCGATGGTCCGGTGAGCGCGATGAGCGAGGAATTTCGGCTGCTCAAGCGCGACCTGCTGGCGACGCTGGCGGAAACCGGGCGCGGCAATCGCGTGCTCATCTGCTCGGCGCATAGCGGGGAGGGCAAGAGCTTCTGCGCGATCAACCTGGCGCTCAGCCTCGCGGCGGAGAAGGAGCGGGAAATCCTGCTGGTCGACGCGGATTTCGGCAAGCCGGGCATTCCCGAGGCGCTGGGGCTGACCGCTGGGCCGGGACTGATGGATGCGCTGGCTGATCCGGCCATCGCCATTGAGGATTGCGTGCTGCGCACCGACATTCTGTCGCTTGCCGTGCTTCCCGCCGGGCAGCGGAGCAATAACGACACCGAATATCTGGCGTCGGCGCGGACGGAAATGCTGTTCAACCGCCTTACGGAAGGGCGGCCGGACCGCATCATCCTGTTCGATTCGCCTCCTCTGCTCGCGGCGTCCCCGGCGGCGGTGCTGGCGAGCCATGCCGCTGTTGCCCTGCTGGTGGTACGGGCCGACAGCACCACGGAAGGCGCGTTGCGCGATGCGGCGAGCCTGCTGAAGGGCGGGCCGCAGGTGAAGCTGCTGCTGAACGGCGTGCGCTTCTCCACCGGCGGGCGGCGCTTCGGCAGCTATTATGCCAAGGGAAATGCCGACTGA
- a CDS encoding XrtA/PEP-CTERM system exopolysaccharide export protein — MRFVSVSRALIGASLPALALSGCASGGSAPKLPPAAFVSTQEGPGEEYVIGPLDDLTVFVWRNPDLGAKVQVRPDGRITTPLISDMSAVGKTPKQLADDLKVALSKYIENPLVSVIVNNFSGTFSQQVRIVGATEKPASIPFRANMTLLDAMISVGGLSEYAAGNKARLVRFNRDTGKQQEYQVRIGDLLKRGDSGANVMLAPGDVIIIPESMF, encoded by the coding sequence ATGCGTTTCGTGTCGGTTTCCCGGGCTTTGATCGGCGCATCGCTGCCTGCCCTGGCCCTTTCGGGCTGTGCTTCGGGCGGCAGTGCACCGAAGTTGCCGCCGGCTGCCTTTGTTTCGACGCAGGAAGGGCCGGGCGAGGAATATGTGATCGGTCCGCTGGACGATCTCACCGTCTTCGTGTGGCGCAACCCGGATTTGGGCGCGAAGGTTCAGGTTCGGCCGGACGGGCGCATCACCACGCCGCTGATCTCGGACATGTCGGCTGTCGGCAAGACGCCGAAGCAGTTGGCCGACGATCTGAAGGTCGCGCTGTCCAAATATATCGAAAATCCGCTGGTGTCGGTGATCGTCAACAATTTCTCCGGCACCTTCAGCCAGCAGGTGCGGATCGTCGGCGCGACGGAAAAGCCCGCCTCGATCCCGTTCCGCGCGAACATGACGCTGCTGGACGCGATGATCTCCGTCGGCGGCCTTAGCGAATATGCCGCGGGCAACAAGGCGCGGCTGGTCCGTTTCAACCGGGATACGGGCAAGCAGCAGGAATATCAGGTCCGCATCGGCGACCTGCTGAAGCGCGGCGACAGCGGGGCCAATGTCATGCTGGCGCCGGGTGACGTCATCATCATTCCCGAAAGCATGTTCTGA
- a CDS encoding XrtA system polysaccharide chain length determinant encodes MAALVDELLVILHGIWTRRWLALGVAWGVCLLGWLGVALIPNSYESKARVYVNTQSLLEDKVGITQVQSQQDLDRVRQTLASTDNLERVVRETDLSRTVDGSRDMAAKITKLREGITVVAQLDPSMIDISATSADSGLSDGANARISQQIVQKLVDIFQETNLSSDKVETKQSLAFLDQQLAARGKQLAAAEQRRVEFEQRYAGMLPGAGSIGQRMDAARQEISNIDSQLVQAQSALAAMNGQLAGTPQTLPAMGASGGPSALAQAQADLASMRARGFTSDHPDVIAAQRQVNLLRGQGSGATTGSPNPAYLSIRSMQAERAATVQGLSARKAQLQADLNAMTSRQSDEPGLSAEQEKLDRDYQVLKTQYDKMLADREEIRLRGDVKTETGQVQFRVINPPNLPTAPAAPKRPLLLLGVLILGLGAGIGTAFAMAQLKGGFPNAARLEKALGVSVIGSISQTVSAAEVAVEKQRLKWFAGASGGLVALCLLLIVIEFVQRGLA; translated from the coding sequence GTGGCGGCGCTGGTCGACGAACTGCTGGTCATCCTGCATGGCATCTGGACCCGGCGCTGGCTGGCGCTGGGCGTGGCATGGGGCGTGTGCCTGCTGGGCTGGCTGGGCGTGGCGCTCATCCCCAACAGCTATGAATCCAAGGCGCGGGTCTATGTGAACACCCAGTCGCTGCTGGAGGACAAGGTCGGCATCACCCAGGTCCAGTCGCAGCAGGATCTGGACCGGGTGCGCCAGACGCTGGCGAGTACGGACAATCTGGAACGGGTGGTCAGGGAAACCGACCTCAGCCGGACGGTCGACGGCTCGCGCGACATGGCGGCGAAGATCACGAAGCTGCGTGAAGGCATCACCGTGGTCGCGCAGCTTGATCCCAGCATGATCGACATCAGCGCGACCTCGGCGGATTCGGGTCTGTCGGACGGCGCCAATGCGCGCATCTCGCAGCAGATCGTGCAAAAGCTTGTCGACATTTTTCAGGAAACCAACCTGTCGTCCGACAAAGTCGAGACGAAGCAGAGCCTTGCCTTCCTCGACCAGCAACTGGCGGCGCGCGGCAAGCAGCTTGCCGCCGCCGAACAGCGCCGCGTCGAGTTCGAGCAGCGCTATGCCGGGATGTTGCCGGGCGCGGGGTCGATCGGTCAGCGCATGGACGCCGCCCGGCAGGAAATCAGCAATATCGATTCGCAGCTCGTTCAGGCTCAGAGTGCTCTGGCGGCGATGAACGGGCAGTTGGCGGGGACGCCGCAAACCTTGCCCGCTATGGGGGCTTCGGGCGGCCCTTCGGCGCTTGCTCAGGCGCAGGCCGATCTGGCGTCGATGCGGGCGCGGGGTTTCACCAGCGACCATCCCGATGTGATCGCGGCGCAGCGGCAGGTCAATCTGCTGCGTGGTCAGGGAAGCGGTGCGACGACCGGCTCGCCCAATCCGGCCTATCTGTCGATCCGGTCGATGCAGGCGGAGCGCGCCGCGACCGTGCAGGGGCTTTCCGCCCGCAAGGCGCAGTTGCAGGCTGACCTCAATGCCATGACCTCGCGCCAGAGCGACGAGCCGGGCCTTTCCGCCGAGCAGGAAAAGCTCGACCGCGATTATCAGGTGCTGAAGACCCAATATGACAAGATGCTCGCCGATCGCGAGGAAATCCGCCTGCGCGGCGATGTGAAGACGGAAACCGGACAGGTCCAGTTCCGCGTCATCAATCCCCCGAATCTGCCGACGGCCCCGGCTGCCCCCAAGCGGCCGCTGCTGTTGCTGGGCGTGCTGATCCTGGGGCTTGGCGCGGGGATCGGCACGGCCTTCGCCATGGCGCAGTTGAAGGGCGGCTTCCCCAATGCGGCGCGGCTGGAGAAGGCGCTGGGCGTGTCCGTGATCGGATCGATCAGCCAGACGGTCAGCGCGGCGGAGGTCGCCGTGGAAAAGCAGCGGTTGAAATGGTTCGCGGGGGCGAGCGGCGGGCTGGTGGCGCTGTGCCTGCTGCTGATCGTCATCGAATTTGTCCAGCGTGGGCTGGCGTGA